A stretch of Crossiella cryophila DNA encodes these proteins:
- a CDS encoding L,D-transpeptidase: MGLLTAGALLLSACTGGAGGDGGGTSKADAPPVAKVSVEPGDGAKDISPRAPVKVSVAEGSLDEVTLTADGKAVAGKIAADKKTWAPDKVLEFGKSYTLGGSATGTDGKKVDIKGGFATQAAGKLMRATINPVDNATVGIAMPVKVEFDEAPQDRAAVEKALKVETSVPVEGAWAWLNPKEVHYRPKEFWPANTQVKVSADLFAVPYGKNVFGRASLSTKFTIGRAQIVEASVATKRMIVKRDGRELMNLPASLGDESKPDLRTANGIYMVSERNATERMVNEKYKYDVTKKWAVRIANSGEFIHENQDNAANLGKRNTSHGCINLSEADAKRYFDSSLIGDPVIISGSAGTKGAVSDTYDWRIDWPTWLSKSALK; encoded by the coding sequence ATGGGGTTGCTCACCGCGGGTGCGCTGCTGCTTTCCGCCTGTACCGGCGGTGCGGGCGGGGATGGCGGCGGCACCAGCAAGGCTGACGCGCCACCGGTCGCCAAGGTCAGCGTGGAGCCTGGGGACGGCGCCAAGGACATCAGCCCGCGCGCGCCGGTCAAGGTCTCGGTCGCCGAGGGCTCGCTGGACGAGGTGACGCTGACCGCGGACGGCAAGGCGGTCGCGGGCAAGATCGCCGCGGACAAGAAGACCTGGGCGCCGGACAAGGTGCTCGAGTTCGGCAAGAGCTACACCCTCGGCGGCTCGGCCACCGGCACCGACGGCAAGAAGGTCGACATCAAGGGCGGCTTCGCCACCCAGGCCGCGGGCAAGCTGATGCGGGCCACGATCAACCCGGTGGACAACGCCACCGTGGGCATCGCGATGCCGGTCAAGGTCGAGTTCGACGAGGCCCCGCAGGACCGGGCCGCGGTGGAGAAGGCGCTCAAGGTGGAGACCTCGGTGCCGGTGGAGGGGGCCTGGGCCTGGCTCAACCCCAAGGAAGTGCACTACCGGCCCAAGGAGTTCTGGCCGGCCAACACCCAGGTCAAGGTCAGCGCGGACCTGTTCGCGGTGCCCTATGGCAAGAACGTCTTCGGCCGGGCCAGCCTGAGCACCAAGTTCACCATCGGCCGGGCGCAGATCGTCGAGGCCAGCGTGGCCACCAAGCGCATGATCGTGAAGCGGGACGGCCGGGAGTTGATGAACCTGCCTGCCAGCCTTGGTGATGAGAGCAAGCCGGACCTGCGCACCGCGAACGGGATCTACATGGTCTCCGAGCGCAACGCCACCGAGCGCATGGTCAACGAGAAGTACAAGTACGACGTCACCAAGAAGTGGGCGGTGCGCATCGCCAACAGCGGTGAGTTCATCCACGAGAACCAGGACAACGCGGCCAACCTGGGCAAGCGCAACACCTCGCACGGTTGCATCAACCTGAGCGAGGCGGACGCGAAGAGGTACTTCGACAGCTCGCTGATCGGCGACCCGGTGATCATCTCCGGCTCCGCAGGCACCAAGGGCGCGGTGTCGGACACCTACGACTGGCGGATCGACTGGCCGACCTGGCTGTCGAAGTCGGCCCTGAAGTGA
- a CDS encoding chymotrypsin family serine protease, giving the protein MTSAEDDRRRAAIRPVKRRHEDTLLDLPGVVAVDIGAQTTGGVRTGRPAIVVSVRVKRPAVTVAHGQLLPAEIDGVPVDVIEEDVLLHPALLRADAAPERSGESYPALVGGISVGPCRSIQMVPPQAPEPGEYVTVGTLGLLVAARADRRRVFGLTNFHIACVDDAWAVGDAMTHPSRVDGGRCPQDIVGSLASSALSGSVDAALIALTPERAWRREIAQLGRPGGCARALLGSLVRKRGRTTGLTQGVVVSTDVTLCLDYGDSLGRRRLRDQIRVTTAEGVFGDRGDSGAVLVDPDNQVVGLHCAGTLGGGSGFANPINRVLDELDVVLA; this is encoded by the coding sequence ATGACCAGCGCGGAGGACGACAGGCGCAGGGCGGCGATCCGGCCGGTGAAGCGGCGGCACGAGGACACCCTGCTCGACCTGCCCGGCGTCGTCGCGGTGGACATCGGCGCGCAGACCACGGGTGGTGTGCGCACCGGCCGGCCGGCCATCGTGGTGTCGGTGCGGGTGAAGCGGCCCGCGGTCACCGTGGCGCACGGCCAGCTGCTGCCTGCCGAGATCGACGGGGTGCCGGTGGACGTCATCGAGGAGGACGTCCTGCTGCACCCCGCGCTGCTGCGCGCCGACGCCGCCCCTGAGCGCTCCGGCGAGTCCTACCCGGCCCTGGTCGGCGGGATCAGCGTCGGCCCCTGCCGGTCCATCCAGATGGTCCCGCCGCAGGCCCCCGAGCCCGGCGAGTACGTCACCGTGGGCACCCTTGGCCTGCTGGTGGCCGCCCGCGCCGACCGGCGGCGGGTGTTCGGCCTGACCAACTTCCACATCGCCTGCGTGGACGACGCCTGGGCGGTGGGCGATGCGATGACCCACCCCTCCAGGGTCGACGGCGGCCGCTGCCCGCAGGACATCGTGGGCAGCCTGGCCAGTTCGGCGCTGTCCGGTTCGGTGGACGCGGCGCTGATCGCGCTGACCCCGGAGCGGGCGTGGCGGCGGGAGATCGCCCAGCTCGGCAGGCCGGGCGGCTGCGCGCGGGCGCTGCTGGGCAGCCTGGTGCGCAAACGCGGCCGGACCACCGGGCTCACCCAGGGCGTGGTGGTCTCCACCGACGTCACGCTCTGCCTGGACTACGGCGACAGCCTGGGCAGGCGGCGGCTGCGGGACCAGATCAGGGTCACCACGGCCGAGGGGGTCTTCGGCGATCGGGGCGACTCCGGCGCGGTGCTGGTGGACCCGGACAACCAGGTGGTCGGCCTGCACTGCGCGGGCACCCTCGGCGGCGGCAGCGGCTTCGCCAACCCCATCAACCGGGTGCTCGATGAGCTGGACGTAGTGCTGGCCTAG
- a CDS encoding maleylpyruvate isomerase N-terminal domain-containing protein: protein MEHTDFIEQIRIHSEAMRAAALKAGPDARVPTCPDWTVQKLVAHQARAQAWAADNLTAGLVDVRPDFPPAPRDWAELHAWWVTEQERLIGLLVDKGRTAPAWAFGMTLAEPGAMWARRMAHEVAIHRLDAEHALYEVAGGVDPGRELRFEPRFAADGIEEALVMAQVFREHEQRTEQGTILFHAADAGLAVVLTLAPGQVAKVGPVQGSGTDTDAVVAGTADAIYRRLWNRPNTAVVTGNAALLDRLGTP, encoded by the coding sequence GTGGAGCACACCGACTTCATCGAGCAGATCAGGATCCACTCCGAGGCCATGCGCGCCGCCGCGCTCAAGGCCGGTCCGGACGCGCGGGTCCCGACCTGTCCGGACTGGACCGTACAGAAGCTGGTCGCGCACCAGGCCCGCGCGCAGGCCTGGGCGGCGGACAACCTGACCGCGGGACTCGTGGACGTGCGGCCGGATTTCCCGCCTGCGCCCCGGGACTGGGCCGAACTGCACGCCTGGTGGGTGACCGAGCAGGAGCGGCTGATCGGCCTGCTCGTTGACAAGGGCCGCACCGCACCGGCCTGGGCCTTCGGCATGACGCTGGCCGAGCCCGGCGCGATGTGGGCCCGGCGGATGGCGCACGAGGTGGCCATCCACCGGCTGGACGCCGAACACGCGCTCTACGAGGTGGCCGGTGGCGTGGACCCGGGCAGGGAGTTGCGGTTCGAGCCCCGGTTCGCCGCGGACGGCATCGAGGAGGCGCTGGTCATGGCGCAGGTGTTCCGCGAGCACGAGCAGCGCACCGAACAGGGCACCATCCTCTTCCACGCCGCCGACGCCGGCCTGGCCGTGGTGCTCACCCTGGCTCCGGGGCAGGTCGCCAAGGTGGGCCCGGTGCAGGGCAGTGGCACCGACACCGACGCGGTGGTCGCCGGCACCGCGGACGCCATCTACCGGCGGCTGTGGAACCGGCCGAACACCGCCGTGGTGACCGGGAACGCCGCGTTGCTGGACCGGCTGGGCACCCCCTGA
- a CDS encoding UDP-N-acetylmuramate dehydrogenase: MNVVTTPVPLAGYTTLRLGGPASVFLEATKSTEVIEAVRAADQAGEPLLVLGGGSNLVIGDAGFDGTVVRIATRGRGHDPLGDGLVRLTVEAGENWDDVVADAVANDLGGLEALSGIPGLVGATPVQNVGAYGVEVADLLLSVDLLDRRSGQVRQVSTAELGLGYRTSVLKGTDDAVVLRVSFALRTGGQSAPVRYAELANTLGVELGARVPAAQVRDAVLALRTGKGMVLDAEDHDTWSAGSFFTNPIVAEADLPRVLSLIHARLGPEIKVPRYPGGAGRVKLSAAWLIERAGFLRGHEAADGRVSLSHKHTLALTNRGKADTEDLLTLAREVRDGVRGAFEVDLHPEPVFVGCNL, encoded by the coding sequence TTGAACGTCGTGACCACACCCGTGCCGTTGGCTGGCTACACCACCCTGCGCCTTGGCGGCCCGGCCTCGGTGTTCCTGGAAGCAACGAAGTCCACCGAGGTCATCGAGGCCGTGCGGGCCGCCGACCAGGCAGGTGAACCCCTGCTCGTGCTGGGCGGGGGGTCCAACCTGGTCATCGGCGACGCGGGCTTCGACGGCACCGTGGTGCGCATCGCCACCCGCGGCCGCGGGCACGACCCGCTCGGCGACGGTCTGGTCCGGCTGACCGTGGAGGCCGGCGAGAACTGGGACGACGTGGTCGCCGACGCGGTGGCCAATGATCTCGGCGGCCTTGAGGCGCTCTCCGGCATCCCCGGCCTGGTCGGCGCGACCCCGGTGCAGAACGTGGGCGCCTACGGCGTTGAGGTGGCCGATCTGCTGCTCTCGGTGGACCTGCTGGACCGGCGCAGCGGCCAGGTGCGCCAGGTCAGCACCGCCGAACTGGGCCTCGGCTACCGCACCAGCGTGCTCAAGGGCACCGACGACGCGGTGGTGCTGCGGGTCTCCTTCGCGCTGCGCACCGGCGGCCAGTCCGCCCCGGTCCGCTACGCCGAACTGGCCAACACCCTTGGCGTGGAGCTGGGCGCCAGGGTGCCAGCCGCCCAGGTCAGGGACGCGGTGCTGGCCCTGCGCACCGGCAAGGGCATGGTGCTCGACGCCGAGGACCACGACACCTGGAGCGCCGGGTCCTTCTTCACCAATCCGATCGTGGCCGAGGCCGACCTGCCCAGGGTGCTCTCGCTGATCCACGCCCGGCTCGGGCCGGAGATCAAGGTGCCGCGGTACCCCGGTGGCGCCGGCCGGGTGAAGCTGTCCGCGGCCTGGCTGATCGAGCGGGCCGGGTTCCTGCGCGGGCACGAGGCCGCCGACGGCCGGGTCTCGCTCTCGCACAAGCACACCCTGGCGCTGACCAACCGCGGCAAGGCCGACACCGAGGACCTGCTGACGCTGGCCCGTGAGGTGCGTGACGGCGTGCGCGGTGCGTTCGAGGTCGATCTGCACCCGGAACCGGTCTTCGTGGGCTGCAACCTCTGA
- the mshA gene encoding D-inositol-3-phosphate glycosyltransferase — MRRRGIGRAGRVAVLSLHTSPLEQPGTGDAGGMNVYIAQTAIRLAQRGTAVEVFTRATSSELPPTAELAPGVTVRHVPAGPYEGLEKNDLPAQLCAFSAGVLRTEASHAPGYYDVVHSHYWLSGQVGWLARDRWGVPLVHTAHTLAKVKNRALAAGDTPEPQVRVIGEQQVVAEADKLVVNTEVEAAELTGLYQARPDQVAVVPPGVDLERFTPDGRAAARAELGLAPDAVVLAFVGRIQPLKAPDVLLHAAAEMINRDPGLRARLVVLIVGGPSGTGLDRPTVLHELAARLGIAELVRFLPPRPGAALATVYRAADVVAVPSHSESFGLVALEAQACGTPVVAAAVGGLPVAVADGVSGLLVPDHRASSWADALGHLALAPTRWREFAAAAPAHAAAFSWDHTAERLLAVYGQAAAALRTTLEIAV; from the coding sequence GTGAGACGCAGAGGCATCGGTCGAGCGGGCAGGGTAGCCGTGCTGTCCCTGCACACCTCCCCGCTCGAACAGCCAGGCACCGGCGACGCCGGTGGCATGAACGTCTACATCGCGCAGACCGCGATCCGGCTGGCCCAGCGCGGCACCGCGGTCGAGGTCTTCACCAGGGCCACCTCCTCCGAGCTGCCGCCGACGGCCGAACTCGCGCCGGGGGTGACCGTGCGGCACGTGCCGGCCGGGCCGTACGAGGGGCTGGAGAAGAACGACCTGCCCGCCCAGCTCTGCGCGTTCAGCGCGGGCGTGCTGCGCACCGAGGCCAGCCACGCGCCCGGCTACTACGACGTGGTGCACTCGCACTACTGGCTCTCCGGCCAGGTCGGCTGGCTGGCCAGGGACCGCTGGGGGGTGCCGCTGGTGCACACCGCGCACACCCTGGCCAAGGTCAAGAACCGCGCGCTCGCCGCGGGCGACACGCCGGAACCGCAGGTCAGGGTGATCGGCGAGCAGCAGGTGGTGGCCGAGGCGGACAAGCTGGTGGTCAACACCGAGGTCGAGGCCGCTGAGCTGACCGGGCTCTACCAGGCCCGGCCGGACCAGGTGGCCGTGGTGCCGCCAGGGGTCGACCTGGAGCGCTTCACCCCCGACGGCCGGGCCGCCGCACGGGCCGAGCTGGGCCTGGCCCCGGACGCCGTGGTGCTCGCCTTCGTCGGCCGGATCCAGCCGCTCAAGGCGCCCGACGTCCTGCTGCACGCCGCCGCCGAAATGATCAACCGCGATCCTGGATTGCGGGCCCGGCTGGTGGTGCTGATCGTCGGCGGACCCTCCGGCACCGGCCTGGACCGGCCGACCGTGCTGCACGAGCTGGCCGCCCGGCTGGGCATCGCCGAGCTGGTCCGCTTCCTGCCGCCGCGGCCGGGCGCCGCGCTGGCCACGGTGTACCGGGCCGCCGACGTGGTCGCGGTGCCCAGCCACTCCGAGTCCTTCGGCCTGGTCGCGCTGGAGGCCCAGGCCTGCGGCACCCCGGTGGTCGCCGCCGCGGTCGGCGGGCTGCCGGTCGCGGTCGCCGACGGGGTCTCCGGCCTGCTGGTCCCCGACCACCGCGCGAGTTCCTGGGCGGACGCGCTGGGGCACCTGGCGCTGGCGCCCACCCGGTGGCGGGAGTTCGCCGCCGCCGCCCCCGCGCACGCCGCGGCGTTCTCCTGGGACCACACCGCCGAGCGGCTGCTCGCGGTGTACGGCCAGGCGGCCGCCGCGCTGCGCACCACCCTGGAGATCGCGGTATGA
- a CDS encoding class I SAM-dependent methyltransferase: MNQVRKRAPRYAAGRARTLGLPTRGTTNPNRLRKVDRWIAGTALTADALRAAPDPLVIDLGYGSSPITAVELADRLGGLRPDLRVLGLEIDQERVDAAKPAERPGLEFRRGGFELAGRRPALVRAFNVLRQYEEAAAAEAWATMQSRLAPGGLLVEGTCDEIGRRCCWVTLDAQRPLTFTLACLPSDLEQPSDLAERLPKSLIHHNVPGERVHALLAELDACWATAAPFAPYGPRARWVEAVRLLAERDWPVLDRRNRWRLGEVTLNADAVYGPNP, translated from the coding sequence GTGAACCAGGTCCGCAAACGGGCCCCGCGCTACGCCGCGGGCCGGGCGCGCACGCTCGGCCTGCCCACCAGGGGCACCACCAACCCGAACCGGCTGCGCAAGGTGGACCGGTGGATCGCGGGCACCGCGCTCACCGCGGACGCGCTGCGCGCCGCGCCGGATCCGCTGGTCATCGACCTTGGCTACGGGTCGTCGCCGATCACCGCGGTGGAGCTGGCCGACCGGCTGGGCGGGCTGCGGCCGGACCTGCGGGTGCTCGGCCTGGAGATCGACCAGGAGCGGGTGGACGCGGCCAAACCGGCCGAGCGGCCTGGCCTGGAGTTCCGCCGCGGCGGGTTCGAGCTGGCCGGGCGGCGGCCCGCGCTGGTGCGCGCGTTCAACGTGCTGCGCCAGTACGAGGAGGCCGCGGCCGCGGAGGCGTGGGCGACCATGCAGTCCCGGCTGGCCCCCGGCGGACTGCTGGTGGAGGGCACCTGCGATGAGATCGGCCGCCGCTGCTGCTGGGTCACCCTGGACGCGCAGCGACCGCTGACCTTCACCCTGGCCTGCCTGCCCTCGGACCTGGAACAGCCCTCCGACCTGGCCGAACGACTGCCCAAATCGCTGATCCACCACAACGTGCCCGGCGAGCGGGTGCACGCGCTGCTGGCCGAGCTGGACGCCTGCTGGGCCACCGCGGCCCCGTTCGCGCCCTACGGTCCACGGGCCCGCTGGGTGGAGGCGGTGCGGTTGCTCGCCGAACGGGACTGGCCGGTGCTGGACCGCCGGAACCGGTGGCGGCTGGGCGAGGTCACGCTCAATGCGGACGCGGTCTACGGGCCGAATCCGTAG
- a CDS encoding alpha/beta fold hydrolase: MTTTITGHGGTRLALRTAGPVGAPALVLLHGWAQSSAVWRRLLADPGLTERYRLLAPDLRGHGESEAPDGGYDDPAAWAGDLAAVLEHASGPAVVLGWSYGGLVIADYLRVRGDAALAGIVLVGAVTEIGPDRPGGATGPVLTTGLREMLSPDDEVARPALREFIAGGTAVPLPQDEQDRQLGTALATPAAVRKAVFKRDIGSAEALSKVTVPTLVLHGDSDEVVLPVAGRYAADTVPGAAASWYPGCGHAPFLERPADFDVELAHFLTRCHVEHGKMGL; this comes from the coding sequence GTGACCACCACGATCACCGGCCACGGCGGTACGCGGCTCGCGCTGCGCACCGCCGGGCCGGTGGGCGCGCCCGCGCTGGTGCTGCTGCACGGCTGGGCGCAGAGTTCGGCGGTGTGGCGGCGGCTGCTGGCCGACCCCGGCCTGACCGAGCGGTACCGGCTGCTCGCGCCGGACCTGCGCGGCCACGGCGAGTCCGAGGCCCCCGACGGCGGCTACGACGACCCGGCCGCCTGGGCCGGCGACCTGGCCGCGGTGCTCGAGCACGCCAGCGGACCGGCCGTGGTGCTCGGCTGGTCCTACGGCGGGCTGGTGATCGCGGACTACCTGCGGGTGCGTGGCGACGCCGCGCTGGCCGGGATCGTGCTGGTCGGCGCGGTCACCGAGATCGGCCCTGACCGGCCGGGCGGGGCCACCGGCCCGGTGCTGACCACCGGGCTGCGCGAGATGCTCTCCCCTGACGACGAGGTGGCCCGCCCGGCACTGCGCGAGTTCATCGCCGGCGGCACCGCGGTGCCGCTGCCCCAGGACGAGCAGGACCGGCAGCTCGGCACCGCGCTGGCCACCCCGGCCGCGGTGCGCAAGGCCGTGTTCAAGCGGGACATCGGCAGTGCCGAGGCGCTGAGCAAGGTGACCGTGCCCACCCTGGTGCTGCACGGGGACTCCGATGAGGTGGTCCTGCCGGTGGCCGGTCGCTACGCCGCGGACACCGTGCCCGGCGCGGCGGCCAGCTGGTATCCGGGCTGCGGGCACGCCCCGTTCCTGGAGCGTCCGGCGGACTTCGACGTTGAGCTGGCCCACTTCCTGACGCGCTGCCACGTGGAGCACGGCAAAATGGGTCTGTGA
- a CDS encoding DUF2505 domain-containing protein gives MATSTETSHGYSFPAAAVAATMVDETYLRDRLAAVGGPKGELISLAVNGAETVVKLRQGIPADKLPSFVRSLIPGDLVIERVETWRPSGEGATASVHATVPGAPATIECSIAISAAGEGCRVAGRLQVSVSLPFVGGKVERAVIEQVARLLDTEHEFTQRWLSERS, from the coding sequence GTGGCAACCAGCACCGAGACCTCGCACGGCTACTCCTTCCCCGCCGCGGCGGTGGCCGCGACCATGGTCGACGAGACCTATCTGCGCGACCGGCTGGCCGCGGTTGGCGGCCCGAAGGGCGAGTTGATCTCGCTCGCGGTCAACGGCGCCGAGACCGTGGTCAAGCTGCGGCAGGGCATCCCGGCGGACAAGCTGCCCTCCTTCGTGCGCTCGCTGATCCCCGGTGACCTGGTGATCGAGCGGGTGGAGACCTGGCGGCCCAGCGGCGAGGGCGCCACCGCCTCGGTGCACGCCACCGTGCCCGGCGCGCCCGCGACCATCGAGTGCTCGATCGCGATCAGCGCCGCGGGCGAGGGCTGCCGGGTGGCCGGGCGGTTGCAGGTGTCGGTCTCGCTGCCCTTCGTCGGCGGCAAGGTGGAGCGGGCGGTCATCGAGCAGGTGGCCAGGCTGCTGGACACCGAGCACGAGTTCACCCAGCGCTGGCTGTCCGAACGCTCGTGA
- a CDS encoding type III secretion system chaperone family protein, translating to MSLDQLIESTLDSQELKYAKREQGRWFVTLPGVKKLQTNLWLILGRQSLLVEAFVCRRPDEGHEQVYRFLLRRNARLYGVHYTVDPAGDIYLIGRIGLHAVTADELDRVLGQVLEAADGDFNTLLELGFAGAIRREWDWRVSRGESLANLQAFKHLVTSPHEGPVHAES from the coding sequence ATGAGCCTCGACCAGCTGATCGAGTCCACTTTGGACAGTCAGGAACTCAAGTACGCCAAGCGGGAGCAGGGCCGCTGGTTCGTCACCCTGCCAGGGGTGAAGAAACTCCAGACCAACCTGTGGCTGATCCTGGGCCGCCAGTCGCTGCTGGTGGAGGCGTTCGTGTGCCGCCGCCCGGACGAGGGCCACGAGCAGGTCTACCGATTCCTGTTGCGCCGCAACGCCCGGCTCTACGGCGTGCACTACACCGTGGACCCGGCTGGCGACATCTACCTGATCGGCCGGATCGGCCTGCACGCGGTCACCGCGGACGAGCTGGACCGGGTGCTCGGCCAGGTGCTGGAGGCCGCCGACGGGGACTTCAACACGTTGCTGGAACTGGGTTTCGCCGGGGCCATCCGGCGGGAGTGGGACTGGCGGGTCTCCCGCGGCGAGTCACTGGCCAACCTGCAGGCGTTCAAGCACCTGGTGACCTCCCCGCACGAGGGCCCGGTGCACGCCGAGTCCTGA
- the purU gene encoding formyltetrahydrofolate deformylase: MSARERRYVITLGCPDRTGIVARISTFLAEQGGWIVEAAYHTDTDTNWFFTRQEVRADSLPFDVAELRHRFASVARELGVQSDWRVTDTGQKRRVVILVSKAGHCLYDILGRVASGELDVDVRAVIGNHADLAGITRAHGIPFHHVPFPVAGKDPEGKQAAFAQIRQLVDSQRPDAVVLARFMQVLPHELCAAWSGKALNIHHSFLPSFMGARPYHQAYARGVKLVGATCHYVTADLDAGPIIEQEVGRVDHTDSVADMVRKGTDIEKVVLARGLRWHVEDRVLVHGNRTVVFH; this comes from the coding sequence ATGTCCGCCCGTGAACGACGTTATGTGATCACCCTGGGCTGCCCGGACCGCACCGGCATCGTGGCCCGGATCTCCACCTTCCTCGCCGAGCAGGGCGGCTGGATCGTGGAAGCGGCCTACCACACCGACACCGACACCAACTGGTTCTTCACCCGCCAGGAGGTGCGGGCCGACTCGCTGCCCTTCGACGTGGCCGAGCTGCGGCACCGCTTCGCCTCGGTGGCCAGGGAACTGGGTGTGCAGAGCGACTGGCGGGTCACCGACACCGGCCAGAAGCGCCGGGTGGTGATCCTGGTGTCCAAGGCAGGGCACTGCCTCTACGACATCCTGGGCCGGGTGGCCTCCGGCGAGCTGGACGTGGACGTGCGCGCGGTGATCGGCAACCACGCCGACCTGGCCGGGATCACCAGGGCGCACGGCATCCCGTTCCACCACGTGCCGTTCCCGGTGGCGGGCAAGGATCCCGAGGGCAAGCAGGCGGCCTTCGCCCAGATCCGCCAGCTGGTGGACTCCCAGCGCCCGGACGCGGTGGTGCTGGCCCGGTTCATGCAGGTGCTGCCGCACGAGCTGTGCGCGGCCTGGTCCGGCAAGGCACTCAACATCCACCACAGCTTCCTGCCCTCCTTCATGGGCGCCCGCCCGTACCACCAGGCCTACGCCCGCGGCGTGAAACTGGTCGGCGCGACCTGTCACTACGTCACCGCGGACCTGGACGCCGGGCCGATCATCGAGCAGGAGGTCGGCCGGGTGGACCACACCGACTCGGTGGCCGACATGGTGCGCAAGGGCACCGACATCGAGAAGGTGGTGCTGGCCAGGGGACTGCGCTGGCACGTGGAGGACCGGGTGCTGGTGCACGGCAACAGAACTGTCGTTTTCCACTAG